The window CCATCTCTTCATCTATTATTTGAACCTTGTAGCTATCGCCCCAAGTGAACCACTCCTTGCCCACTTTACCTACGATTTTGCCATGCTCTAAAACTTGAAAATCCATATCCCACCAATTACCATTTACTTCAATGCCTGCCGCATCAATTGTATATCGTGCTTTTAAGAAGGAAAATTCCTTCTTAATTGTTAATACCTCTCGACCATTCACCTCAACCAAAAACTTTGGTAAAAAGCTGAACACCTTTTTCGTAATGAGTGCTACTTCATCTCTTGCTGTATTCATAATAGAGAAAGTCTTTGGAACTTGCATAAAACTTCCCTCCACGTAATATATATCCTTCTCCTGCTGATCCTTTACTGTAAATTTCCCGCTAAGACTGAATACCTTCTGCTTTATATAAAGCTGCCTCATACTTATGCCTCCCAACACTAAGTCTTTTACATTACTTACGTTTGAAATGGGTATTGGTTCCAAAATTATGCACAAAATCCCAAATAATAGTTCCACTCAAAAGCGCCTTTTTTCGGTTCACCACTATTTATCCTTAACTAATTTACCTTGTGTAAAGTC of the Bacillus sp. 1NLA3E genome contains:
- a CDS encoding LURP-one-related/scramblase family protein, whose translation is MRQLYIKQKVFSLSGKFTVKDQQEKDIYYVEGSFMQVPKTFSIMNTARDEVALITKKVFSFLPKFLVEVNGREVLTIKKEFSFLKARYTIDAAGIEVNGNWWDMDFQVLEHGKIVGKVGKEWFTWGDSYKVQIIDEEMETIMIALVVAIDCVKADQGAASSAASI